A window of the Parabacteroides merdae ATCC 43184 genome harbors these coding sequences:
- a CDS encoding RNA polymerase sigma factor: MRGFDFDKALVALQNELHCFAYKLTADKDEAENLLQETMLRTLDNKDKFDSGTNFKGWMYTIMRNAFINNCRTKKIRGNLYVLSEPEYHFLLRDDSFIFVDNGHDAKEIREALKTLPKAHYVVFMLYRSQISGNSRKDRSVTEYDKKPYLL; this comes from the coding sequence ATGAGAGGATTTGATTTCGATAAAGCGCTGGTAGCCCTTCAGAATGAACTGCATTGTTTTGCATATAAACTGACTGCTGACAAGGATGAAGCAGAAAACTTGTTGCAGGAAACAATGTTGAGGACGTTGGATAATAAGGATAAGTTTGATTCCGGTACGAATTTTAAAGGCTGGATGTATACCATCATGCGCAATGCATTTATCAATAATTGCCGGACAAAGAAAATACGAGGGAATTTATATGTATTATCAGAACCTGAATATCATTTCCTGTTAAGGGATGACTCTTTCATTTTCGTGGATAACGGGCATGATGCAAAAGAGATAAGGGAAGCCCTTAAAACATTGCCTAAAGCACATTATGTCGTTTTTATGTTGTACCGGAGTCAAATATCGGGAAATAGCCGCAAAGATAGGAGTGTCACTGAGTACGATAAAAAGCCGTATCTTTTATAG
- a CDS encoding Hsp20/alpha crystallin family protein → MVPVKTNQNWLPSIFNDFFDNEWMARANATAPAINVIENEKDYKVELAAPGMTKNDFKVSVDESNNLVICMEKKDEKKEEKKDGKYLRREFSYSRFQQSILLPDNVEKDKISAKVEHGVLFIDIPKVVDKKVQETTKTIDVK, encoded by the coding sequence ATGGTACCTGTAAAAACAAACCAGAATTGGTTACCGAGTATTTTTAACGATTTCTTTGACAATGAATGGATGGCAAGAGCAAACGCTACGGCTCCAGCCATCAATGTGATTGAGAATGAAAAGGACTACAAGGTAGAACTGGCAGCTCCGGGAATGACCAAGAATGATTTTAAGGTAAGTGTGGATGAAAGCAACAATCTGGTAATCTGCATGGAAAAAAAGGACGAGAAAAAGGAGGAGAAGAAAGACGGAAAATACTTGCGCCGTGAATTCTCCTATTCCCGATTCCAGCAGAGTATCCTGCTGCCGGATAATGTGGAAAAAGATAAAATTTCGGCCAAAGTGGAACACGGGGTCCTGTTTATCGATATTCCCAAAGTCGTAGATAAGAAGGTTCAGGAAACCACCAAAACTATTGATGTCAAATAA